One stretch of Candidatus Edwardsbacteria bacterium DNA includes these proteins:
- the pstB gene encoding phosphate ABC transporter ATP-binding protein — protein sequence MNNKIEIKKLNLHYGKFQALKAVDMPVGENSITALIGPSGCGKSTLLRCLNRMNDLIAGVKIDGRVLLDGANIYSYGIDVPELRKRVGMVFQRPNPFPLSVYDNVAYGLKVAGIRDKGRISETVERSLKGAWLWENLKDRLDTPALELPLDQQQRLCIARLLAVEPEVILMDEPCSALDPIATMKVEELMLELCKRYTIVIVTHNMQQAARVSEYSGYMLLGDMVEFDLTANIFTNPREARTQDYITGRYG from the coding sequence ATGAATAACAAGATAGAAATAAAAAAGCTCAACCTGCATTACGGCAAGTTCCAGGCGCTGAAAGCGGTGGACATGCCGGTCGGAGAAAATTCCATCACCGCCCTGATCGGGCCCTCGGGCTGCGGCAAGTCCACCCTGCTGCGTTGCCTCAACCGGATGAACGACCTGATCGCCGGGGTCAAAATAGACGGCCGGGTGCTGCTGGACGGCGCCAATATCTACTCCTACGGCATCGATGTACCGGAGCTGCGGAAAAGAGTGGGAATGGTATTCCAGAGGCCCAACCCCTTCCCTCTCTCGGTCTACGACAATGTGGCCTACGGGCTGAAGGTGGCCGGGATCAGGGACAAAGGCCGGATCTCTGAGACGGTGGAGCGCAGCCTGAAGGGAGCCTGGCTGTGGGAAAATCTGAAAGACAGGCTGGACACTCCGGCCCTGGAACTGCCGCTGGACCAGCAACAGCGTTTGTGCATCGCCCGCCTGTTGGCTGTTGAGCCGGAGGTGATCTTGATGGACGAGCCCTGTTCGGCCCTGGACCCCATCGCCACCATGAAGGTGGAGGAGCTGATGCTGGAGCTGTGCAAGCGATACACCATCGTCATCGTCACCCATAACATGCAGCAGGCGGCCCGGGTCTCGGAATACTCCGGTTATATGCTGCTGGGCGACATGGTGGAGTTTGACCTGACGGCCAACATCTTCACCAACCCCAGGGAGGCCCGCACCCAGGATTATATCACCGGCCGCTATGGTTGA
- the pstA gene encoding phosphate ABC transporter permease PstA encodes MRIPPRYTQIAAQLVMGLATLATLAILVFIILFVLQKGLPAVGFKFLLTNPQDMGKAGGIFPVVIGTILLTVVAIAIATPLGVGTAIYLTEYTRESRATRIIRFGADCLAGIPSIIFGLFGFIFFVTILQMGWSILSGGLTLAFMILPTIIRTSEEAIKSVPNSFREVSFSLGATRWETVQKVVLPSALPGIVTGVMLGVGRSIGETAAVIFTAGSSLRMPTSLMDSARTMSVHFYILAREGISTENAYGTAAILVITILLINLTAYGLMNRFVAKNN; translated from the coding sequence ATGAGAATACCGCCCAGATACACCCAGATCGCCGCCCAGCTGGTGATGGGCCTGGCAACCCTGGCCACCTTGGCCATACTAGTGTTCATCATCCTGTTCGTGCTACAGAAAGGCCTTCCGGCGGTGGGCTTCAAATTCCTGCTCACCAATCCCCAGGATATGGGAAAGGCCGGCGGCATCTTCCCGGTGGTCATCGGGACCATCCTGTTAACCGTGGTGGCCATAGCCATCGCCACGCCCCTGGGGGTGGGCACAGCCATCTATCTTACCGAATATACCAGGGAGAGCCGGGCCACCAGGATCATTCGTTTCGGGGCCGACTGCCTGGCCGGGATCCCCTCCATCATCTTCGGCCTGTTCGGCTTCATCTTCTTTGTCACCATCCTGCAGATGGGCTGGTCCATCCTGTCCGGCGGGCTGACCCTGGCCTTCATGATATTGCCCACCATCATTCGGACCTCGGAGGAGGCCATCAAATCGGTGCCCAATTCCTTCCGCGAGGTTTCCTTCTCGCTGGGGGCCACCCGCTGGGAGACCGTCCAGAAGGTGGTGCTGCCCAGTGCCCTGCCGGGCATCGTCACCGGGGTGATGCTGGGGGTGGGGCGCTCGATAGGAGAGACCGCCGCGGTGATCTTCACCGCCGGCTCATCATTGCGGATGCCCACCTCGCTGATGGATTCGGCCCGGACCATGTCAGTGCATTTCTATATCCTGGCCCGGGAGGGGATCTCCACCGAGAACGCCTACGGCACCGCGGCCATTCTGGTGATAACCATTTTGCTGATAAACCTGACGGCCTACGGGCTGATGAACCGGTTCGTGGCCAAGAATAACTGA
- a CDS encoding SET domain-containing protein-lysine N-methyltransferase — protein MLAPLFILKKTRGKGHGLFAKKDIPRGTVVFYECSQCTVIPRAKFEKMSKAQKEKLLFHAYTRRDGSVINPCGNSVYMNHSCDPNILDTGKGFDVVVRDIKKGQEATYDYRVFYDKDWGFECHCGSQNCCGTFTCRRPLAPGVRSFWRRLIDPALRRTPKVPQPLKEQYLKEFPSKGRYFR, from the coding sequence ATGCTGGCGCCGCTATTCATCCTGAAAAAGACCAGGGGCAAAGGGCACGGCCTTTTTGCCAAAAAGGATATTCCCCGGGGAACAGTGGTATTCTATGAATGCTCTCAATGCACGGTTATCCCTAGGGCCAAATTCGAAAAGATGAGCAAAGCCCAAAAGGAAAAACTGCTATTTCATGCCTACACCCGCCGGGACGGCTCGGTGATCAATCCCTGCGGTAATTCCGTTTACATGAACCATTCCTGCGATCCCAATATCCTGGATACCGGAAAGGGGTTCGACGTGGTGGTCCGGGACATCAAAAAAGGCCAGGAGGCCACCTACGATTACCGGGTATTCTATGATAAGGATTGGGGCTTTGAATGTCATTGCGGCAGCCAAAACTGCTGCGGGACATTCACCTGCCGCCGGCCACTGGCTCCGGGGGTAAGGTCATTCTGGCGGAGATTGATCGATCCGGCCCTGAGGCGGACGCCCAAAGTACCTCAGCCACTCAAAGAGCAATATCTGAAGGAATTTCCCAGCAAAGGCCGGTATTTCAGATAG
- a CDS encoding DUF554 domain-containing protein translates to MLGTVVNTGAIIAGSVLGLLLRRKLSVRYSDIVMKAIGLFTIVIGLDLAFKSSRMLLVLISLVLGGLIGELINLEGRLEWLGKKLQEKFSGGNSTLFVQGFVISSLLFCVGPLAIVGSMEDGLMGSHTVLFTKSLMDGTASVALASAMGVGVLFSAGAVLVYQGLLTDAAIIFKGLMPLPYVDLMSAVGGILLLGVALNLILNIKLKVANLLPAIFISPLVLKIALMISK, encoded by the coding sequence ATGCTGGGAACAGTAGTCAACACTGGAGCCATAATCGCAGGGAGCGTTCTGGGCCTTTTGCTGCGCCGGAAACTGTCAGTCCGATATTCCGACATAGTGATGAAGGCCATCGGCCTGTTCACCATCGTCATCGGGCTGGATCTGGCTTTTAAGAGCAGCCGGATGCTGCTGGTATTGATATCTTTGGTCCTCGGCGGGTTGATCGGCGAGTTGATCAATCTGGAGGGGCGGCTGGAGTGGTTGGGGAAAAAACTGCAGGAAAAATTCTCCGGTGGAAACAGTACGTTATTCGTGCAGGGATTCGTGATCAGCTCCCTGCTGTTCTGCGTCGGACCCCTGGCCATAGTAGGCAGCATGGAGGACGGCCTGATGGGCAGCCACACCGTGCTTTTCACCAAGTCGCTGATGGATGGGACAGCCTCGGTGGCTCTGGCCTCAGCGATGGGGGTGGGAGTGCTGTTTTCGGCCGGGGCGGTCCTGGTTTATCAGGGGCTGTTGACCGATGCGGCCATAATATTCAAGGGTCTGATGCCCCTGCCCTATGTAGACCTGATGTCGGCGGTGGGCGGGATACTGCTGCTGGGGGTGGCCCTTAATTTGATACTTAACATAAAATTAAAAGTAGCCAATTTGCTTCCGGCCATATTCATTTCACCACTGGTATTGAAGATCGCTTTAATGATAAGTAAATAA
- a CDS encoding Type 1 glutamine amidotransferase-like domain-containing protein — protein sequence MSEKANKHGAIIFYSDQVIPENERLDRRFLEMVNKDRLKLAYIPSASDGTRRYYREKCEYYKRYGIEDLLYFDLNKEYDSALTDELLACDAIHLSGGDPFQFLGSIRKRKFGPVLKKYLNDGGILLGISAGAIVLTPSINISHVFYKSRTDQHHAVGLVDFHFLPHWNQREDRLEDVKRFSIENKATVYACRDGDGMVVRDGKVELVGDVVRIEKGLIK from the coding sequence ATGAGTGAGAAGGCCAATAAACACGGAGCCATCATATTCTATAGCGACCAGGTGATACCGGAGAATGAAAGGCTGGACAGGCGGTTTCTGGAGATGGTGAACAAAGACCGGCTGAAGCTGGCCTACATTCCCTCGGCCTCGGACGGTACCCGGAGATATTATCGCGAGAAATGCGAGTATTATAAAAGGTACGGCATAGAGGATCTTTTATATTTCGATCTGAACAAGGAATACGATTCGGCCCTGACGGATGAACTACTGGCTTGCGATGCCATACATCTGTCGGGAGGGGATCCATTCCAGTTTCTGGGCTCCATCCGTAAAAGAAAGTTCGGGCCGGTGCTGAAAAAATATCTGAATGATGGAGGGATACTCCTGGGCATCAGCGCCGGGGCCATAGTGCTTACGCCCAGCATCAACATCTCGCATGTCTTCTATAAATCACGGACGGACCAGCATCACGCCGTTGGCCTGGTGGATTTTCATTTCCTGCCGCACTGGAATCAGCGGGAGGATAGGTTGGAGGACGTCAAGCGGTTCTCAATCGAGAACAAGGCCACGGTTTACGCCTGCCGGGACGGGGACGGGATGGTGGTCCGGGACGGCAAGGTAGAATTGGTGGGAGATGTGGTGAGGATAGAGAAGGGACTGATTAAATAA
- a CDS encoding divalent-cation tolerance protein CutA: MNCIIIYSTFPSRELAEKTARTMLEEQLVAGANIVQAESLFRWQGKIEQRAEWAVFFQAERNFYKRIESRIKQLHSDKVPQIVMWKMKDGYVPFLNWVIDETSRPVLKRERRENGKEYRKKKAELLKGKKKDGTTS; this comes from the coding sequence ATGAATTGTATCATCATCTATTCCACCTTTCCTTCCCGGGAGCTGGCCGAGAAAACGGCCCGCACCATGCTGGAGGAGCAGTTGGTGGCCGGGGCCAATATCGTCCAGGCCGAGTCTCTTTTCCGCTGGCAGGGCAAGATCGAACAACGCGCCGAATGGGCGGTATTCTTCCAGGCCGAGCGGAATTTCTACAAACGGATAGAATCACGCATCAAACAGTTGCACTCCGACAAGGTTCCCCAGATCGTAATGTGGAAGATGAAGGACGGATACGTTCCGTTCCTTAACTGGGTAATCGACGAGACCAGCCGCCCGGTGCTCAAAAGGGAGCGAAGGGAAAATGGTAAAGAATATCGCAAGAAGAAGGCCGAATTGTTAAAGGGAAAGAAAAAAGATGGAACAACAAGCTGA
- a CDS encoding NUDIX domain-containing protein, with the protein MKIDKSWYIKPPGVAEHISCGGVVVRKEEDLIMVALVTEPGFAEYILPKGHVESGENLEQAARREIAEEAGFTELTLIKSLGSTGRLDFRKGSWGTVHYFLFTTDQNKTSPSDPEHEYIVKWFPINFLPEIFWPEQRALIEDNKDMIRKIFK; encoded by the coding sequence GTGAAGATAGATAAAAGCTGGTATATCAAGCCGCCGGGGGTGGCCGAGCATATTTCGTGCGGCGGGGTGGTGGTCCGAAAGGAAGAGGATCTAATCATGGTGGCGCTGGTCACCGAGCCCGGCTTTGCGGAATACATTCTTCCTAAGGGCCATGTTGAATCCGGGGAGAATCTGGAGCAGGCCGCCCGGCGGGAGATCGCCGAAGAGGCAGGTTTCACGGAGTTAACGCTGATTAAGAGCCTTGGATCTACCGGACGTTTGGATTTCCGGAAAGGTTCTTGGGGCACAGTGCATTATTTTTTGTTTACTACCGACCAGAATAAGACCAGCCCCAGCGATCCGGAGCATGAATACATCGTCAAATGGTTTCCGATAAATTTTCTTCCGGAAATATTCTGGCCGGAACAGAGAGCGCTGATAGAAGACAATAAGGATATGATCAGAAAGATTTTTAAATAA
- a CDS encoding tetratricopeptide repeat protein — protein MRKLLIILMILSAGCAKRQMLSPEQAQLTVMDQVMQAAMLEQDGQSRQAIKLYKSSLRLDKGSALLNLLISQNYYQLGNDTLAILYARRAVRLEPGNPDNRLMLGNAYMMARELELSLEQYRAAVKLKPDNPDISITTAGLYEALGRRDSAITVMENIVRQTSDPNIAMQLGSMLMRDKQSEPAKEIYRQIIGRDSSNIRAWISLAAIYEVGQQPDSALYFYGTAARLDPENLSIQKHIFNLLLSLNQYQWAARQAMIILEREPGNAGLRLQLARLFYHQQAFQPAKEQFLAVLESDSNNTEALYTVARISFQQKDYPPALRYFQRTIGLLPKMAEGWVALGNCFLALGQPDSAAASYRNARRYGLKQDLDQLMGAGYSLSEKYREAIPFFQNQYRKEPKDPDLMFGLAVAYERSGGFDNAVTMFKKLLELNPKSAIVLNYLGYMYADKGINLEEAKDLIAKALEAEPENAFYIDSMGWVFYKMDRFEEAKESLEKAVGLLPKDATLRDHLGDVYLSLNLKQQAIEQWQKSLELDPGKEKIQEKIDAAR, from the coding sequence TTGAGAAAATTATTGATCATATTGATGATCCTTTCGGCCGGCTGCGCCAAGCGCCAGATGCTCAGCCCGGAGCAGGCGCAATTGACGGTGATGGACCAGGTGATGCAGGCTGCCATGCTGGAGCAGGATGGCCAAAGCAGACAGGCCATCAAACTTTACAAGAGCTCCTTAAGGCTGGATAAGGGGTCGGCCCTGCTCAATCTGCTGATCTCCCAGAACTACTACCAGCTGGGCAACGACACCCTGGCGATCCTTTATGCCCGCCGGGCGGTCAGATTGGAGCCGGGAAACCCCGATAACCGCCTGATGCTGGGCAACGCCTATATGATGGCCCGGGAGCTGGAGCTCTCCCTGGAACAGTACCGGGCGGCGGTCAAACTAAAGCCGGACAATCCCGATATCTCGATCACCACCGCCGGGCTTTACGAGGCCCTGGGCCGCCGCGATTCGGCCATCACCGTTATGGAAAACATAGTCCGGCAGACCAGCGATCCGAACATAGCGATGCAGCTGGGCTCGATGCTGATGCGCGATAAGCAGAGCGAACCGGCCAAAGAGATCTACCGGCAGATAATAGGCCGGGACTCTTCCAATATCAGGGCTTGGATATCGCTGGCAGCCATCTATGAGGTGGGCCAGCAGCCGGATTCGGCCCTGTATTTTTACGGCACCGCCGCCCGGCTGGATCCCGAAAATCTTAGCATCCAAAAACATATCTTCAACCTGCTGCTGTCCCTAAACCAGTATCAGTGGGCGGCCCGCCAGGCCATGATCATTCTGGAGAGGGAGCCGGGGAATGCCGGTCTTCGTTTGCAGCTGGCCCGGCTGTTCTACCACCAGCAGGCTTTCCAGCCGGCCAAGGAGCAATTTCTGGCTGTCCTGGAGAGCGACAGCAATAACACCGAGGCGCTGTATACCGTGGCCCGGATAAGCTTTCAGCAAAAGGATTACCCTCCGGCGCTACGGTATTTCCAGAGGACCATTGGCTTGCTGCCAAAAATGGCCGAAGGTTGGGTTGCCTTGGGCAATTGTTTTTTGGCCCTGGGTCAGCCGGATTCCGCCGCTGCCTCGTACCGGAACGCCCGACGTTACGGTCTGAAACAGGATCTGGACCAGCTGATGGGCGCCGGGTATTCCCTGTCCGAAAAGTACCGGGAGGCCATTCCATTCTTTCAGAATCAGTACAGAAAGGAACCCAAGGACCCCGATCTGATGTTCGGCCTGGCGGTGGCCTATGAACGCAGCGGGGGCTTTGATAACGCAGTAACAATGTTCAAAAAGCTGCTGGAGCTGAATCCCAAGAGTGCCATCGTGCTGAATTATCTGGGCTATATGTATGCCGACAAGGGAATCAACCTGGAGGAAGCCAAAGATCTGATCGCCAAAGCCCTGGAGGCCGAGCCGGAAAATGCCTTTTATATTGACAGCATGGGATGGGTGTTTTATAAAATGGATCGTTTCGAGGAGGCCAAAGAGAGCCTAGAGAAGGCGGTCGGCCTCCTGCCCAAGGATGCTACTTTAAGGGACCATCTGGGCGACGTCTACCTATCGCTCAATTTAAAACAGCAAGCCATTGAGCAATGGCAGAAGTCCCTGGAGCTCGATCCAGGCAAGGAAAAGATACAGGAAAAGATAGATGCAGCTAGATAA
- a CDS encoding NYN domain-containing protein, translated as MAKTIIIDGYNLAFASDRIRPALLKDKQKGRELLVELLAGYKKTFGYDITVVFDGADGHTDKCSAKRGIRIVFSRPPQNADQVIKNKVEIQKKSKTITVVTSDRGIVNYVKGRRVETVGSKTFLDRMEQELARRGADKEKPGRIDVKEWMEYFGFKEKE; from the coding sequence ATGGCCAAGACCATTATAATTGACGGCTACAATCTGGCCTTCGCCTCCGACCGGATACGCCCGGCCCTACTCAAGGACAAGCAAAAGGGCCGGGAGCTTTTAGTAGAGCTTTTAGCAGGATACAAAAAAACTTTTGGCTATGATATCACGGTGGTGTTCGACGGGGCCGACGGTCATACGGACAAATGTTCCGCCAAACGGGGAATCAGGATCGTATTCTCCCGGCCTCCCCAGAATGCCGACCAGGTGATAAAGAACAAAGTTGAGATCCAGAAAAAAAGCAAAACCATCACGGTGGTCACGTCGGACCGGGGGATTGTGAATTACGTGAAAGGCCGGCGGGTGGAGACGGTCGGCTCCAAAACCTTTCTGGACCGGATGGAGCAGGAGCTGGCCCGGCGGGGTGCAGATAAGGAGAAGCCCGGAAGGATAGATGTGAAAGAGTGGATGGAGTATTTTGGGTTCAAAGAGAAGGAATGA
- a CDS encoding 3',5'-cyclic-nucleotide phosphodiesterase, whose product MKLKVLGASGSKLPGFGLTSFLLDKNILIDTGAAASMLDFDEQLRLDAVLLSHIHIDHSLGLLLMADNLVGSLNKSIQIMSIPEVLDGLKEHLFNNQVWPDFTSIPNSKDAIFKLKPMAEGKPVKLGKYTIRAIRVSHSVPTVGFIISDGKSSLLYTADTRATEKIWKEAKKIRGLKGVLIETSFPNRLHGLADLSGHLTPHALLQEINKSGLKVPFYVFHIKAMFVEEVQKEIARLKNSQIRLAMEGATYNF is encoded by the coding sequence ATGAAACTAAAGGTCCTGGGAGCTTCGGGATCAAAACTGCCCGGTTTCGGTTTGACCAGCTTTCTGCTGGACAAGAACATCCTGATAGACACCGGAGCGGCTGCCTCCATGCTGGACTTCGACGAGCAGCTGAGGCTGGATGCGGTCCTGTTGTCGCACATCCACATCGACCACAGCCTGGGGCTTTTACTGATGGCCGATAATCTGGTGGGCAGCCTCAACAAATCCATCCAGATCATGAGCATCCCTGAAGTGCTGGATGGCCTCAAGGAGCATTTGTTCAACAATCAGGTATGGCCGGACTTCACCTCCATTCCCAACAGCAAGGACGCCATCTTCAAGCTAAAGCCCATGGCCGAGGGAAAGCCGGTGAAGCTGGGCAAGTACACTATCCGGGCCATCCGGGTCAGCCACTCGGTGCCGACGGTGGGCTTCATTATCAGCGACGGCAAGAGCTCCCTGCTGTATACCGCCGACACCCGGGCCACCGAAAAGATCTGGAAGGAGGCCAAGAAGATCAGGGGCCTTAAGGGGGTGCTGATAGAGACCTCGTTCCCCAACCGGCTTCACGGGCTGGCCGACCTGTCGGGCCATCTTACGCCGCACGCCCTGCTGCAGGAGATAAACAAATCGGGGCTGAAGGTGCCGTTCTATGTCTTCCATATCAAAGCCATGTTCGTGGAGGAGGTGCAGAAGGAGATCGCCCGGCTGAAGAACTCGCAGATCCGGCTGGCCATGGAAGGCGCCACCTATAATTTTTAG
- a CDS encoding DUF4416 family protein → MSIIRMVKPVKCFLGLIYSPEVSLCDLERELHKHFGVIDRKSQVLDFSGSTDYYAPEMGPKLFRTWWSLHQLEDPGKLPELKLISNQLEDEYLKASESTGRIVNIDPGYVNEARVILATCKDFSHRVYLGQGIYGDVTLIYRGDGFKPLEWTYPDYQCPEALKYFQALKDDYRKQIKEAQ, encoded by the coding sequence ATGTCCATAATCAGAATGGTCAAGCCGGTCAAATGTTTTCTGGGATTGATATATTCCCCCGAAGTGAGTCTGTGTGACCTGGAAAGGGAACTGCATAAGCATTTTGGTGTGATAGACCGTAAAAGCCAGGTGCTGGATTTCAGCGGCTCCACCGATTACTACGCCCCGGAGATGGGCCCCAAGCTTTTCCGGACCTGGTGGAGCCTGCACCAACTGGAGGACCCGGGGAAATTGCCGGAGCTTAAGCTGATATCGAATCAACTGGAGGATGAATACCTGAAGGCCAGTGAAAGCACCGGGCGGATCGTGAACATCGATCCGGGTTATGTTAACGAGGCCCGGGTGATACTGGCCACCTGCAAGGATTTTTCCCACCGGGTCTACCTGGGCCAGGGTATTTATGGGGATGTCACCCTCATCTACCGGGGGGACGGGTTCAAGCCGCTGGAATGGACCTATCCCGACTACCAGTGCCCCGAGGCGTTAAAATATTTTCAGGCATTGAAGGATGATTACCGAAAACAGATCAAGGAGGCGCAATGA
- the pstB gene encoding phosphate ABC transporter ATP-binding protein — protein sequence MSNAIKISAKELKAFYGPEQLLMSLNMDIPARQILGIIGPAGSGKTTFLRSLNRLNDLVHGFRIEGSILLDGQDIYHPNFDVVALRKRVGMLFALPVPLPKSIYENVVYGPRLSGIGDRKKLDQLVEASLKSAFIWDEVKDRLNSPAMRLSGGQQQRLCLARILAQEPEVILLDEPCSGLDPISTAKIEEALTILKEKYTIILVTNNTKQAARVADQTAFFLMGSLIEFGPTKDLFTVPKDKRTSDYITGRFG from the coding sequence ATGAGCAACGCAATAAAAATATCTGCCAAGGAACTCAAGGCCTTCTACGGGCCGGAGCAATTGCTGATGTCCCTCAATATGGACATCCCGGCCCGGCAGATCCTGGGCATCATCGGGCCGGCCGGCTCGGGCAAAACCACCTTCCTGCGCAGCCTGAACCGGCTTAACGATCTGGTACACGGATTCCGGATAGAGGGCAGCATCCTATTGGACGGCCAGGACATCTATCACCCCAATTTCGATGTGGTGGCGCTTCGTAAAAGGGTGGGGATGCTGTTCGCCCTGCCGGTGCCCCTGCCCAAGAGCATCTACGAGAATGTGGTCTACGGCCCCAGGCTGTCGGGAATCGGCGACCGGAAAAAACTCGATCAGCTGGTGGAGGCCAGCCTGAAATCAGCCTTCATCTGGGACGAGGTCAAGGACCGCCTCAATTCCCCGGCCATGCGCCTGTCCGGAGGACAGCAGCAGCGGCTGTGTCTGGCCAGGATCCTGGCCCAGGAGCCGGAGGTGATCCTGCTGGACGAACCATGTTCCGGGCTGGACCCCATCTCCACCGCTAAGATCGAGGAGGCCCTGACCATCCTCAAGGAGAAGTACACCATCATCCTGGTTACCAACAATACCAAGCAGGCGGCCCGGGTGGCCGACCAGACGGCATTCTTCCTGATGGGTTCGCTTATCGAATTCGGGCCGACCAAAGACCTGTTCACTGTGCCCAAGGACAAAAGGACCAGCGATTATATCACCGGCCGTTTCGGCTGA
- a CDS encoding DUF4292 domain-containing protein, which produces MAGCAHVKRAEKQDPEDIWNRAWSSFKTEDQPFSAQGKITYDSPKLTQSLNFVWRQEGSRHIRIDISGFFGIGLASACISGETAWLNVPLKSLYINGTISGVDSMAEKAAGIGIERLLEVMQGRPPLETGQYSIAQDADKFFLFIFTKRDTNITYRLDQQNARIVDYKRDIAGKPEYSISYGDWRPFNNSFRPHAVEVFSYRDQTGLRIKFSSMAAEQAFTNDVWEQPMPRRVSGDE; this is translated from the coding sequence ATGGCCGGGTGTGCTCATGTCAAAAGGGCGGAAAAACAGGATCCGGAAGACATTTGGAACAGGGCCTGGTCGTCATTCAAGACAGAGGACCAGCCATTCTCGGCCCAGGGAAAGATAACCTACGATTCGCCCAAGCTGACCCAGTCCCTGAACTTCGTCTGGCGCCAGGAGGGCAGCCGGCATATCAGGATAGACATCTCCGGATTTTTTGGAATCGGCCTGGCCTCGGCCTGCATTTCCGGGGAAACCGCTTGGCTGAATGTTCCCCTTAAATCTCTGTATATCAACGGCACCATATCGGGCGTCGATTCGATGGCGGAAAAAGCGGCCGGGATCGGAATCGAACGACTTTTGGAGGTCATGCAGGGCCGGCCGCCGCTGGAGACTGGCCAGTATTCCATAGCCCAGGATGCCGATAAGTTCTTTCTTTTTATCTTTACCAAAAGAGATACCAACATAACATACCGGCTGGATCAGCAGAACGCGCGGATCGTGGATTATAAACGGGATATCGCGGGAAAGCCGGAATACAGCATCAGCTATGGCGACTGGAGGCCGTTCAACAACAGTTTTCGGCCGCATGCGGTGGAGGTGTTTTCCTACCGGGACCAGACCGGTCTTAGAATAAAGTTCTCATCCATGGCCGCAGAGCAGGCGTTTACCAATGATGTTTGGGAACAGCCGATGCCCCGAAGAGTTTCCGGCGATGAGTGA
- the phoU gene encoding phosphate signaling complex protein PhoU has product MERHFDTELDQLKQQLLKMGALAEAMIDSAVTALVERNTGQLDQIYEQEKEVNSLQVSIDEDCLRLTALYQPAAGDLRFLLGASKINTELERLGDQAINICEMVNKLLQEPQLKPLIDIPKMVAIATDMVRDSLNAFVERDVSKAKAVLMQDDQLDDLKDKIVAELTEFMTKDSGSISRAIQLILVTRSLERIGDHATNIAEDVIFVVQGRDIRHNIQDL; this is encoded by the coding sequence ATGGAAAGACATTTCGATACCGAACTGGACCAGTTGAAACAACAATTGCTGAAGATGGGGGCCCTGGCCGAGGCCATGATAGACAGCGCGGTCACGGCCCTGGTGGAAAGAAACACCGGCCAGCTGGATCAGATATATGAGCAGGAGAAGGAGGTCAATAGTCTTCAGGTGAGCATAGACGAGGACTGCTTAAGGCTGACCGCCCTGTACCAGCCGGCTGCCGGGGACCTGCGTTTCCTGCTGGGAGCCTCCAAGATCAACACCGAGCTGGAGCGGCTGGGAGACCAGGCTATAAACATCTGCGAGATGGTCAATAAACTTCTTCAAGAGCCGCAACTCAAGCCGCTGATAGACATCCCCAAAATGGTGGCCATCGCCACCGACATGGTCCGGGACAGCCTGAACGCCTTTGTGGAGCGCGACGTCAGCAAGGCCAAGGCGGTGCTGATGCAGGACGACCAGCTGGACGATCTGAAGGACAAGATAGTGGCCGAGCTGACCGAATTCATGACCAAGGATTCCGGCTCGATCAGCCGGGCCATACAGCTTATTTTAGTGACCCGCAGTTTGGAACGAATCGGCGACCACGCCACCAACATCGCCGAGGACGTGATCTTTGTGGTGCAGGGCAGGGATATCCGGCATAACATACAGGATCTTTGA